A window of Solanum stenotomum isolate F172 chromosome 3, ASM1918654v1, whole genome shotgun sequence contains these coding sequences:
- the LOC125860750 gene encoding uncharacterized protein LOC125860750 has product MSKSSSSKFVLSNFYHYILSKPHQFSSPNVTYSGISHFLSNHSKIIEKPAVNQWVLNSQRTHFSSSPFPRVLQNPSKKLDPDGSFLWNRKLLGFRYFSLKSSGLGLGKNVLKNPVEAAKKTALRYKGAVGLQMEAFWKRNSMVLFGAAGIMVCILLWRILFGIATTFIGLSEGMAKYGFLALSSAIVAFAGLYLRSRFTINPDKVYRMAMRRLNTEAGILEVMGAPLSGTDLRAYVMSGGGITLKNFKPRFRGKRCFLIFPIRGSERKGLVSVEVKNKQGQYDMKLLAVDIPMASGPDQRLFLIGDEEEYRIGGGLIAELRDPVVKAMAATKEFEDRDDLEDEEDAERELQEAERKHQEEIEKLDSR; this is encoded by the exons TTTATCACTACATTTTATCAAAACCCCATCAATTTTCAAGCCCAAATGTTACTTATAGTGGTATATCTCATTTCCTTTCTAATCATTCCAAGATTATCGAAAAGCCTGCTGTTAATCAATGGGTTTTGAATTCCCAGAGAACCCATTTTTCATCTTCCCCATTTCCGCGGGTTTTGCAAAACCCTAGTAAGAAGTTAGACCCAGATGGTAGTTTCTTGTGGAATAGGAAATTATTAGGGTTTAGGTACTTCTCGTTGAAGAGCTCCGGATTGGGTTTGGGGAAAAATGTGTTGAAGAATCCGGTTGAAGCTGCCAAGAAAACGGCTTTGCGATACAAGGGTGCGGTGGGTTTGCAAATGGAGGCATTTTGGAAGAGGAATTCGATGGTGTTATTTGGTGCAGCAGGTATTATGGTGTGCATTTTGCTTTGGAGGATTCTATTTGGAATTGCTACTACTTTTATTGGATTGTCTGAAGGCATGGCCAAGTATGGCTTCCTTGCTCTTTCCTCCGCCATTGTCGCATTTGCT GGCTTGTATCTTCGCTCAAGATTTACCATCAATCCTGATAAGGTGTACAGAATGGCAATGAGAAGACTTAATACAGAGGCTGGAATTCTTGAGGTTATGGGTGCTCCACTCTCGGGAACAGACTTGAGAGCATATGTGATGTCAGGAGGTGGTATTACCCTTAAGAACTTCAAGCCACGGTTTAGGGGCAAAAGATGTTTTCTGATTTTCCCAATACGAGGTTCTGAGAGGAAAGGTTTAGTAAGTGTTGAAGTCAAGAATAAGCAAGGCCAG tatgatatgaaattattggCAGTAGATATACCAATGGCCTCAGGACCTGACCAACGCCTATTCCTGATTGGTGATGAAGAAGAGTACAGGATTGGTGGTGGTCTTATTGCTGAGCTAAGAGATCCTGTTGTTAAAGCAATGGCAGCAACTAAAGAGTTTGAAGATCGGGATGATTTGGAGGATGAAGAGGATGCTGAAAGAGAACTCCAAGAAGCGGAGAGAAAGCACCAGGAAGAAATTGAAAAGCTTGATTCAAGATGA